One genomic region from Torulaspora delbrueckii CBS 1146 chromosome 4, complete genome encodes:
- the NMA2 gene encoding nicotinamide-nucleotide adenylyltransferase NMA2 (similar to Saccharomyces cerevisiae NMA2 (YGR010W) and NMA1 (YLR328W); ancestral locus Anc_4.147), whose product MDPTRAPDFKPASADEEPQPPPDPTSTIPKSKPIVPYVLADYNSSIDAPFNLVSLKKNLAYQRKTRRVLVVRFVILKDPNVAFTVSNNHRRSNHIPWSQSDFQPLSENMSNTEDDDEDGDEDKAYFDEVDRNLDLGSKSTFDDIDEQMGGISIGVRKNQIADLEEVPHGIVRQARNIENYEFPTHRLAKRLQDHNKLPLVIVACGSFSPITYLHLRMFEMALDAICEQTRFEVIGGYYSPVSDTYQKRGLAASHHRVRMCELACERTSSWLMVDAWESLQPTYTRTAKVLDHFNHEINVKRGGVRNVTGDKMGVKIMLLAGGDLIESMGEPNVWADADLHHILGNYGCLILERTGSDVRSFLLSHDIMYEHRRNVLVIKQLIYNDISSTKVRLFIRRNMSVQYLLPNSVIRYIQEHGLYVNQTEPVKQVMGTKD is encoded by the coding sequence ATGGACCCTACTAGAGCCCCTGATTTCAAACCAGCTTCTgcagatgaagaaccacAACCTCCACCAGATCCAACTTCTACGATCCCAAAATCTAAACCAATTGTTCCATATGTCTTGGCAGATTATAATTCATCCATAGATGCTCCTTTTAATCTGGTAAgtttaaaaaaaaatctggCCTATCAAAGGAAAACGAGAAGGGTTCTCGTCGTAAGGTTCGTCATTTTAAAAGATCCAAATGTTGCATTTACCGTAAGTAACAATCATCGTCGTTCAAATCATATTCCTTGGAGTCAATCCGATTTCCAACCTTTGTCTGAAAATATGTCCAAtacagaagatgatgacgaggatgGAGATGAAGATAAAGCTTATTTCGATGAGGTCGATCGTAATTTGGATCTAGGCTCAAAATCCACTTTcgatgatattgatgaacaGATGGGTGGAATCAGTATAGGGGTACGAAAAAATCAGATCgctgatcttgaagaagtgCCTCATGGAATCGTTCGTCAGGCGAGAAATATTGAAAACTATGAATTCCCAACGCACAGATTGGCCAAGAGGTTACAGGATCACAACAAATTGCCTTTGGTCATTGTGGCGTGTGGTTCTTTCTCTCCGATCACTTATTTGCATTTACGAATGTTTGAAATGGCTTTGGATGCTATCTGCGAACAGACCCGCTTCGAAGTCATCGGTGGCTATTACTCACCTGTGAGTGATACTTACCAGAAGAGAGGGCTGGCGGCTTCTCACCATAGAGTGCGTATGTGTGAACTGGCATGTGAAAGAACTTCTTCCTGGCTGATGGTCGATGCGTGGGAATCTTTGCAGCCTACTTACACGAGGACCGCTAAAGTCTTGGACCATTTTAATCACGAGATTAACGTCAAGAGAGGTGGTGTGCGTAATGTTACTGGTGATAAGATGGGTGTCAAGATCATGTTACTCGCAGGGGGCGATTTGATAGAATCCATGGGAGAACCAAATGTCTGGGCAGATGCAGACCTGCATCATATTCTCGGTAATTATGGCTGTTTAATCCTCGAGAGAACAGGTTCAGATGTCAGATCTTTCTTATTGTCGCACGATATCATGTATGAACACAGGAGAAACGTGTTGGTAATCAAACAACTGATCTATAATGACATTTCCTCTACAAAGGTTCGTTTGTTCATCAGACGTAATATGTCGGTTCAATACTTGCTGCCTAATTCCGTCATCAGATACATTCAGGAACATGGGCTGTATGTCAATCAAACAGAGCCTGTCAAGCAAGTCATGGGTACCAAAGATTGA
- the ECT1 gene encoding ethanolamine-phosphate cytidylyltransferase (similar to Saccharomyces cerevisiae MUQ1 (YGR007W); ancestral locus Anc_4.145), which produces MQLSDDRVWIDGCFDFTHHGHAGAILQARQTIEGDGGTLICGVHNDREIEMNKGTLPVMTSRERYEHTRANRWCGEVVEDAPYVTQPAWLDRYGCRYVVHGDDITLDANGEDCYQEMKDIGRFRVVKRTNGVSTTEIIHRILTGSKGSNDRASLEDLKRYASGPDGHSRHCYVFQGTLDHVLVEGNFKLCPEEFVLVRGTFDLFHMGQIDQLAQVKSLEGKKIIAVIEDSNDCIMSPKERALSVLSCRHLDGVVIQPEIKQVDYEIDDDRLTQGSEFQYLTCGVIVERIERQRDAYVRRNVRKGMPSA; this is translated from the coding sequence ATGCAATTGAGCGACGATCGGGTATGGATCGATGGCTGTTTTGATTTTACACACCATGGCCACGCCGGTGCGATTTTACAGGCTCGACAGACGATTGAAGGAGATGGTGGGACACTGATCTGTGGTGTTCATAACGATCGAGAAATAGAAATGAATAAGGGCACATTGCCCGTTATGACCAGTCGTGAAAGGTATGAGCATACGAGGGCCAATCGCTGGTGTGGTGAAGTTGTCGAGGATGCGCCCTATGTTACACAGCCGGCCTGGTTGGACCGGTACGGCTGCCGTTACGTGGTCCATGGAGATGATATAACGTTGGATGCAAACGGAGAGGACTGctatcaagaaatgaaGGATATCGGAAGGTTTAGGGTGGTGAAGAGGACAAACGGAGTCAGCACTACGGAAATTATCCATCGGATCTTGACTGGGAGTAAAGGCTCCAACGACCGAGCGAGTTTGGAAGATCTAAAAAGGTACGCCAGTGGACCAGACGGCCACTCAAGACATTGCTACGTTTTCCAAGGGACTTTAGATCACGTATTGGTGGAAGGCAATTTTAAATTATGTCCTGAAGAGTTCGTGTTGGTACGTGGGACATTTGATCTATTCCACATGGGACAAATCGACCAACTGGCACAAGTGAAATCGCTCGAAGGAAAGAAAATCATTGCAGTGATTGAGGATTCTAACGATTGTATCATGAGTCCAAAAGAGAGGGCTTTGAGTGTTTTAAGTTGTAGGCATCTTGACGGAGTGGTCATTCAGCCAGAGATAAAACAAGTTGATTATGAGATAGATGATGATAGACTTACTCAAGGCAGTGAATTTCAGTACTTGACCTGTGGCGTGATCGTTGAGAGGATCGAGCGCCAGCGAGATGCCTACGTGCGCAGGAATGTTCGCAAAGGCATGCCAAGCGCATAG
- the TDEL0D03080 gene encoding uncharacterized protein (similar to Saccharomyces cerevisiae YLR326W; ancestral locus Anc_4.144), whose protein sequence is MSGIVNGVLASVGQSFLEGKANEFAEEHFQPTKDPFYETLPNGKRVRRRLPDYCTKQESKVWKNLQNKAWSHDKSLCGCCCWTECIGWAPVLAIIPVIGPALMYWVHGKLVTYADKHYNLPAELLVKLHGNIGLDLAISLVPILGILFAWLHASSTRNCAMIYNYVSQRAFEKAEMEKKVQMQAQRNAQVQQSYQQQAQAQAHAQAQAHNHRQQYQNQQMRPPPPVYPRQQQQSRAQRPYI, encoded by the coding sequence ATGTCAGGGATCGTGAATGGGGTTTTAGCCAGCGTAGGTCAAAGCTTCTTAGAGGGTAAAGCTAATGAGTTTGCCGAAGAACATTTCCAGCCAACTAAGGATCCATTTTATGAGACCTTACCGAACGGTAAGCGGGTACGTCGTAGATTGCCCGATTATTGTACGAAACAAGAGAGTAAAGTGTGGAAGAATCTGCAAAACAAGGCTTGGTCCCATGACAAAAGCCTGTGCGgatgttgttgttggacCGAATGTATTGGGTGGGCCCCAGTGTTGGCGATCATCCCTGTCATTGGGCCTGCATTGATGTACTGGGTTCATGGTAAATTGGTCACATATGCGGACAAGCATTATAACTTACCGGCGGAACTACTGGTGAAATTGCATGGGAATATCGGACTTGACCTAGCGATCAGTTTGGTCCCAATCCTTGGTATCTTGTTTGCTTGGCTACATGCTAGTTCGACCAGGAACTGCGCTATGATCTACAATTACGTCTCACAGAGAGCATTCGAGAAGGCCgaaatggaaaagaaagtACAAATGCAAGCACAACGAAACGCACAGGTCCAACAATCTTACCAACAACAGGCTCAGGCCCAGGCTCATGCTCAGGCACAAGCTCATAATCATCGTCAGCAGTACCAAAATCAACAGATGAGACCACCACCCCCAGTCTATCCTCGGCAACAACAGCAGTCACGTGCACAGAGACCCTATATATGA
- the PRP18 gene encoding mRNA splicing protein PRP18 (similar to Saccharomyces cerevisiae PRP18 (YGR006W); ancestral locus Anc_4.143) yields MSFDLSSLLKNEIAKKQQNLNIPAREVEPVEAPQASDEEKVTEEVVESNAEAIDENPLNEQLERLNNRPARVEQIISEDSKISIKIDPTSIGDEQKVQSLSRQCNLYIHEILAQWDENQPEYHPELLTETKKSLFPLLVKLRRGTLAPDLVISLATVLYHLQQPNENNLAIESYMKLSIGNVAWPIGVTSVGIHARSAHSKIQGENGPIANIMLDDQTRLWITSIKRLITFQDWLAST; encoded by the coding sequence ATGAGCTTTGATCTATCTAGTTTGTTAAAGAATGAAATAGCCAAGAAGCAGCAGAATTTGAATATACCCGCAAGAGAGGTGGAACCGGTTGAAGCGCCACAGGCCAGCGATGAGGAAAAGGTTACTGAAGAAGTGGTGGAAAGCAATGCAGAAGCGATAGACGAAAATCCTTTAAATGAGCAATTAGAAAGGTTAAATAACCGACCTGCTAGAGTCGAGCAAATCATTTCTGAAGACTCCAAAATCTCTATAAAAATCGATCCAACGTCAATTGGTGACGAACAAAAGGTTCAATCGTTATCCCGTCAATGTAATCTATACATTCATGAGATTCTAGCTCAATGGGATGAAAACCAACCAGAGTATCACCCAGAACTGCTCACGGAGACCAAGAAATCCTTATTCCCACTACTTGTCAAGTTACGGCGAGGGACTCTGGCCCCAGACCTGGTGATTTCTCTCGCTACAGTCCTCTatcatttgcaacaacCAAACGAGAACAACCTGGCCATAGAATCCTACATGAAGTTGAGCATCGGAAATGTCGCATGGCCCATCGGTGTGACAAGCGTCGGAATTCACGCCCGTAGTGCACACTCCAAGATACAGGGTGAGAACGGGCCCATTGCCAACATAATGCTAGATGACCAGACAAGGTTATGGATCACTAGCATCAAGAGACTGATCACTTTCCAGGACTGGTTGGCCAGCACGTGA
- the TDEL0D03040 gene encoding uncharacterized protein (ancestral locus Anc_4.147a): MSFPCFSYLEYSRLPPAVQEQYLDWCQNQFENEREMILFERQGGVQGLASRKAQEEVDWLQRITVWSYLHAYIPNNRGDHRFLSQEMFNKVKSN, from the coding sequence ATGTCATTTCCATGCTTTTCGTACCTTGAGTACAGCAGACTGCCTCCCGCAGTACAGGAACAATATCTCGATTGGTgtcaaaatcaatttgaaaatgaaagGGAGATGATATTATTTGAGCGCCAAGGTGGTGTTCAAGGATTAGCTTCCAGAAAGGCCCAAGAAGAGGTCGATTGGTTACAAAGAATTACTGTATGGTCATATTTGCACGCATATATCCCAAACAATAGAGGTGATCACCGATTCCTTTCACAGGAAATGTTCAACAAGGTCAAGTCAAATTAA
- the CWC24 gene encoding U2-type spliceosomal complex subunit CWC24 (similar to Saccharomyces cerevisiae CWC24 (YLR323C); ancestral locus Anc_4.139), giving the protein MFKKRSANRDDNKRKKIRVESEDSVNKEQQNTVTKPRASKLGHSITTVPKNSDSDDQKHQDEGSDDEHVAKFTLSVNDDATKEDRLNAEVKASKGVTKQIRQPSNVRTTLLTDYQPDVCKDYKQTGYCGYGDSCKFLHSRDDFKGGWKLNQEWKIDSDQETEQKRTINLDDVPSKCSICREEYKSPVVTTCGHYFCSSCFTKRVRKDSTCLICGKDTNGVAKMANDLKRLLKKKQST; this is encoded by the coding sequence atgttcaagaagaggtCAGCTAACCGTGATGACaacaagaggaagaagattcgAGTAGAAAGTGAGGATAGTGTGAACAAAGAGCAGCAGAACACGGTGACAAAACCGAGAGCTTCGAAATTGGGCCATTCAATCACAACAGTGCCTAAAAATTCTGATTCCGATGATCAGAAGCATCAGGACGAGGGATCGGATGATGAGCATGTTGCAAAGTTTACTCTGTCGGTGAATGACGACGCAACTAAGGAAGATAGGCTTAATGCTGAAGTAAAGGCTTCAAAAGGAGTTACAAAACAGATACGACAACCTTCTAACGTCAGAACAACGTTACTTACGGATTACCAGCCGGACGTTTGTAAGGATTACAAACAAACCGGTTATTGCGGGTATGGAGATAGCTGTAAATTTTTACACTCAAGAGATGACTTCAAAGGTGGTTGGAAACTCAATCAAGAATGGAAAATAGATtctgatcaagaaactgagCAGAAACGTACTATCAATTTGGACGATGTGCCAAGCAAATGCTCTATCTGTCGGGAAGAGTACAAGTCTCCGGTAGTGACCACCTGCGGACACTACTTCTGCAGTAGTTGCTTCACGAAGAGGGTACGAAAGGATTCTACTTGTCTCATTTGTGGGAAGGATACAAATGGAGTTGCCAAGATGGCGAACGATCTAAAGAGACTTCTCAAAAAGAAGCAGTCAACATAA
- the RPL38 gene encoding 60S ribosomal protein eL38 (similar to Saccharomyces cerevisiae RPL38 (YLR325C); ancestral locus Anc_4.141): MAREITDIKQFLELTRRADVKTATVKVNKKVNKAGKSFRQTKFKVRGSRNLYTLVVNDAGKAKKLIQSMPPTLKVNRL; the protein is encoded by the coding sequence ATGGCTAGAGAGATTACCGATatcaaacaatttttggaattgaCCAGAAGAGCCGACGTCAAGACCGCTACCGTTAAGGTCAACAAGAAGGTCAACAAGGCTGGTAAATCTTTCAGACAGACCAAATTCAAGGTCAGAGGTTCCAGAAACTTGTACACTCTAGTGGTTAACGATGCTGGTaaggccaagaaattgattcAATCCATGCCAccaactttgaaagttaACAGATTGTAA
- the TFG2 gene encoding transcription factor IIF subunit TFG2 (similar to Saccharomyces cerevisiae TFG2 (YGR005C); ancestral locus Anc_4.142), with amino-acid sequence MSQRDNDAPALKAAGAKESGEEYMSQEEEVFDGNDIENNENKVYEESLDLDLSKSNRQVWLVRLPMFLAEKWRDRNNIHGQELGKIRINKDGSKIKLVLNENDNDSIPHQYDLELTKKVVENEYIFTEQNLKKYQQRVQELASDPEKQRQAYLKKQEREEELKKKQQQLRRRNNRRKFNHRVMTDRDGRDRYIPYVKTIPKKTSIVGTVCHECQVMPSMDDPNYHKIVEQRRNIVKNYNKERITTLDQTVGVTMSHTGMSMRSDNSNFLKVAREKSKSNTKYIRMPKKEILDYLFKLFDEYDYWSLKGLKERTRQPEAHLKDCLDKVATLVKKGPYAFKYTLRPEYKRLKDEERKATLGELADEQPGDDDTSGFNANDEQNAHGEEGEGEEDIEMEDIV; translated from the coding sequence ATGTCTCAGAGAGATAATGATGCTCCTGCCTTAAAGGCAGCAGGTGCTAAGGAATCTGGTGAAGAATATATGTCccaagaggaagaagtgTTTGATGGTAACGAtattgaaaataatgaGAACAAAGTTTATGAAGAATCATTGGATCtggatctttcaaagagtaaCAGACAGGTGTGGCTAGTGCGTCTGCCCATGTTCTTGGCAGAGAAATGGAGAGATCGTAACAATATTCACGGACAAGAATTGGGTAAAATTAGAATCAACAAGGATGGAAGTAAGATTAAATTGGTCCTCAACGAAAATGATAACGACTCCATACCTCATCAATACGACTTAGAACTAACAAAGAAAGTTGTAGAGAATGAGTATATCTTTACGGAACAAAATTTAAAGAAATATCAACAGAGAGTTCAAGAGTTGGCATCTGATCCCGAGAAGCAAAGGCAGGCctatttgaagaaacaggagcgtgaagaagaactgaagaagaaacaacaacagctaAGGCGTAGAAATAATAGAAGAAAATTTAATCACAGAGTCATGACCGATCGGGACGGTAGAGATCGATATATCCCATACGTGAAGACAATCCCAAAGAAAACTTCTATCGTTGGAACCGTTTGCCACGAGTGTCAAGTCATGCCATCAATGGATGATCCAAATTACCATAAGATCGTCgagcaaagaagaaatattGTCAAGAACTATAACAAGGAGAGAATCACCACCCTAGACCAAACAGTGGGTGTCACCATGAGCCACACCGGTATGTCTATGAGATCTGACAActccaatttcttgaaagttgcCCGTGAAAAGTCCAAGAGCAACACCAAGTACATCCGTATGcccaagaaagagattttggacTATCTGTTTAAATTATTTGACGAATACGATTATTGGTCCCTGAAAGGTCTAAAGGAAAGGACAAGACAACCAGAAGCCCATTTAAAGGACTGCTTAGATAAAGTTGCCACTTTGGTCAAGAAAGGTCCCTATGCATTCAAGTACACCTTGAGACCAGAATACAAAAGACTcaaggatgaagaaagaaaggcTACATTGGGAGAACTTGCAGATGAACAACCAGGAGATGACGACACTTCAGGTTTCAACGCCAATGATGAACAAAACGCTCATGGTGAGGAAggtgaaggtgaagaagatatcgAGATGGAAGATATTGTGTGA
- the TDEL0D03120 gene encoding PEX28-32 family peroxisomal membrane protein (similar to Saccharomyces cerevisiae PEX31 (YGR004W) and PEX30 (YLR324W); ancestral locus Anc_4.140), translating into MSEANSKERETRAQFVDQSPSRIGGDTTKVIRSALKKRNGSISERKYTATEGESRETTPIVSSPLLTSTPPTISKAMVNLYPNLIVADRFLTVVTWTGDDIWPSILTVMVYTTVVLYFEKIAKYFGHLVVVAVLWGYSLLDKHVEESLNMQPTLDDIVHTMNRVITKADMLLSPITILSAQDIKKLLFTTAFLSPIYVLITLFILPPRKVLLIGGVYLLTYHSPWSTITRRLLWRFKLVRLFVFYVTGLDLGGIRKNQGIFAAMHKQVKKLSDVSKGSTADDGKPIKFTYVLYENQRRWLGIGWTSSMLSYERAAWTDEFLNEAPSPDSFHLPEESSGMTWKWVDKTWRLDMTNDGAIQLSSSRPKTTASPNSDDGFIYYDNTWKKPSAEDSFSKYTRRRRWIRTAELMKTEDFGLHETSITLGTGKTSDYSLHSNGGTQEISHNEKRKSVSHLNGGGNSDENGVDNQRRVSFSNIDNVHIIPPDDDYEEPPSESTKENHNGLPSPTQSNEKKVK; encoded by the coding sequence ATGAGCGAGGCTAACTCGAAGGAACGTGAAACGAGAGCCCAATTTGTGGATCAATCACCTAGTAGAATCGGTGGTGATACGACCAAAGTGATCCGAAGTGCATTAAAGAAGCGAAATGGTAGCATATCTGAGCGTAAGTATACCGCTACTGAAGGAGAAAGTCGGGAAACGACTCCAATAGTGTCCTCCCCACTGTTAACTTCCACGCCACCTACTATTTCGAAAGCGATGGTCAATCTGTATCCCAATCTTATAGTGGCCGATAGATTTCTAACTGTAGTTACATGGACTGGGGATGATATTTGGCCTAGTATACTGACAGTGATGGTTTACACAACTGTGGTTTtgtattttgaaaagattgcAAAATATTTCGGGCATCTAGTGGTAGTGGCTGTACTTTGGGGCTACTCGTTGCTAGATAAACATGTGGAAGAGAGTCTTAATATGCAACCCACGCTCGATGATATTGTTCACACCATGAATCGTGTCATCACGAAGGCTGACATGCTTCTTTCGCCAATAACAATTTTAAGTGCGCAGGATATCAAAAAGCTTCTCTTTACCACTGCATTCCTTTCTCCAATATATGTTTTGATAACATTATTCATATTGCCTCCCAGGAAAGTACTGCTGATTGGAGGTGTTTACTTACTCACTTATCATTCTCCGTGGTCAACTATCACAAGGCGGCTCCTATGGAGATTTAAGCTCGTAAGACTGTTTGTGTTCTACGTTACTGGACTTGATCTGGGTGGAATTCGCAAGAACCAAGGAATATTTGCCGCCATGCATAAACAAGTGAAGAAACTATCGGATGTCAGCAAGGGTTCCACAGCGGATGACGGGAAGCCTATCAAGTTTACCTACGTCTTGTACGAGAATCAACGTCGTTGGCTTGGTATCGGGTGGACCTCCAGTATGCTAAGTTACGAAAGAGCAGCATGGACTGACgaatttttgaatgaaGCACCTTCCCCAGATAGTTTTCATTTACCAGAGGAGAGTTCTGGGATGACATGGAAGTGGGTTGACAAGACGTGGCGACTAGATATGACTAACGATGGTGCCATTCAACTCTCGAGCTCGAGGCCCAAAACCACAGCTTCACCAAATTCTGATGATGGATTTATCTACTACGACAATACGTGGAAGAAACCTTCCGCTGAGGACTCTTTCTCTAAAtacacaagaagaagaaggtggaTAAGGACCGCCGAGCTAATGAAGACAGAAGATTTTGGTTTACACGAAACCAGTATCACATTGGGCACAGGCAAGACCTCGGATTACTCACTACACTCGAATGGAGGAACGCAGGAAATTAGCCACAACgaaaagaggaaaagtGTCAGCCATTTGAACGGTGGTGGTAACTCTGATGAAAACGGTGTCGATAATCAGAGACGAGTTTCGTTCAGTAACATAGACAATGTTCACATCATTCCCCCAGACGATGACTACGAGGAGCCTCCTAGTGAATCAACTAAAGAAAATCACAACGGACTGCCTTCGCCGACTCAATCGAATGAAAAGAAAGTGAAGTAG
- the TDEL0D03060 gene encoding uncharacterized protein (similar to Saccharomyces cerevisiae STF2 (YGR008C) and TMA10 (YLR327C); ancestral locus Anc_4.146), which translates to MTRTQKWTQHEARPDPKYFTHAGNFGESPNNVKKQGSGKGNWGKAGDEINDLIDSGEIQQVFNKQRRGSNNQTNEKKFEGIQHYQV; encoded by the coding sequence ATGACTAGAACCCAAAAATGGACTCAACATGAAGCTAGACCAGACCCAAAATATTTCACCCATGCTGGGAATTTTGGTGAATCTCCCAACAATGTGAAGAAACAAGGTTCTGGGAAAGGTAACTGGGGGAAAGCTGGCGATGAGATCAATGATCTTATTGATTCCGGCgaaattcaacaagtcTTCAATAAACAAAGACGTGGTTCCAACAATCAAACTAACGaaaaaaagtttgaaggTATTCAGCATTATCAGGTTTAA